One genomic segment of Catalinimonas alkaloidigena includes these proteins:
- the purE gene encoding 5-(carboxyamino)imidazole ribonucleotide mutase gives MSKPKIGIIMGSKSDLPVMIEAANILDELEVPFEVTIVSAHRTPQRMMNYAEKARDKGLKVIIAGAGGAAHLPGMVASVTTLPVIGVPVKSSNSIDGWDSVLSILQMPGGVPVATVALNGAKNAGILAAQIIGSSEKKVAERLQKYKDELREKVEEAATKMEEQGYKGSKIGFGSN, from the coding sequence CATGATAGAGGCTGCTAATATATTAGATGAGTTGGAAGTTCCTTTTGAAGTCACCATTGTTTCTGCCCATCGTACACCTCAACGTATGATGAACTATGCAGAGAAGGCAAGAGATAAAGGGCTAAAAGTGATTATCGCCGGAGCCGGAGGCGCTGCCCATCTACCAGGTATGGTAGCTTCAGTCACTACGCTGCCTGTCATCGGTGTACCAGTTAAATCCAGTAACTCTATTGATGGCTGGGACTCAGTATTGTCTATCCTTCAAATGCCGGGTGGTGTACCGGTAGCCACAGTCGCCCTTAATGGCGCGAAAAACGCCGGCATTCTGGCGGCTCAGATTATAGGCTCAAGCGAGAAAAAAGTTGCTGAGCGCCTGCAGAAATACAAAGATGAGCTTAGAGAAAAGGTAGAAGAAGCAGCAACAAAAATGGAAGAACAAGGCTATAAGGGCAGTAAAATAGGTTTTGGAAGTAATTGA